A single region of the Fenollaria sporofastidiosus genome encodes:
- the gltS gene encoding sodium/glutamate symporter produces the protein MILSFNVMQTVGFAILVFLVGKFIRTKVKFFQTFCVPAPVIGGFLFAIIRFVLALTGLCTFVFDNTLKDPFMMVFFTSIGVGADLDTLKKGGKGFVYFLLVATVLVIFQDVLGIFMCKVIGVDSLLGLVCGSVTMVGGHGSAGAWGSTFEEHGLFNASTFCMAAATFGVIMGSVIGGPIGSMLIRRNHLAKPTYNDSSENNVLESLEKVSAGASYKELVPLNAFDFVKVLGLIFVSVGLGSILQVLIKNNVSILGNPLSLPSYVTAMILAGIFVNTIGKKGSKFAVDERANSICGDVGLNIFLVMALIDINLLDLKDVAGIMLVVLLAQTVLMALYAYFINYWVMGRNYDAAVLSGGLCGFGMGATYNGIANMDSITERFGPSPKAYFVLPMVGAFAIDIINSLSITVFLNIAQNFR, from the coding sequence ATGATTCTTTCATTTAATGTAATGCAAACGGTTGGCTTTGCTATCTTGGTTTTTTTGGTGGGGAAATTTATCAGAACGAAGGTTAAATTTTTCCAGACTTTTTGTGTCCCTGCGCCTGTTATTGGCGGCTTTTTGTTCGCTATCATTAGGTTTGTCTTAGCTCTTACGGGGCTATGTACTTTTGTTTTTGACAACACTCTTAAGGATCCTTTCATGATGGTCTTCTTCACATCCATCGGCGTTGGTGCCGATCTCGACACGCTTAAGAAGGGCGGCAAGGGTTTTGTTTATTTCTTACTTGTAGCAACGGTTTTAGTTATTTTTCAAGATGTCCTTGGCATTTTCATGTGCAAAGTTATAGGGGTAGATTCGCTGCTTGGCCTTGTTTGCGGCTCGGTTACTATGGTTGGTGGTCACGGCTCTGCTGGCGCGTGGGGTAGCACTTTTGAGGAGCACGGCCTATTTAATGCGTCAACTTTCTGCATGGCGGCTGCAACTTTCGGTGTAATTATGGGCTCTGTTATAGGTGGACCTATCGGTTCTATGCTTATTAGAAGAAATCACTTGGCTAAGCCTACATACAATGACAGCTCTGAGAATAATGTTTTGGAGAGTCTCGAAAAGGTTAGCGCTGGTGCTAGCTATAAAGAGCTTGTTCCACTAAACGCCTTCGACTTTGTCAAGGTTTTAGGTCTCATCTTCGTATCTGTTGGTCTCGGTTCGATATTGCAAGTTCTCATCAAAAACAATGTAAGCATACTTGGTAATCCATTGAGCCTACCTAGTTATGTAACAGCAATGATACTTGCAGGCATCTTCGTCAACACCATCGGCAAGAAGGGTTCGAAGTTTGCTGTTGATGAGAGAGCTAACTCCATCTGCGGTGACGTCGGCTTAAACATTTTCTTGGTAATGGCGCTCATCGACATCAACCTTCTTGACTTAAAGGATGTTGCCGGCATCATGCTCGTGGTGCTACTTGCGCAAACTGTGCTCATGGCTTTGTACGCGTACTTTATCAACTACTGGGTTATGGGTAGAAACTACGACGCGGCAGTTTTGTCGGGCGGCCTTTGCGGCTTCGGCATGGGTGCAACATACAACGGCATCGCCAACATGGACTCGATTACTGAAAGATTTGGTCCATCACCAAAGGCATACTTTGTCTTGCCAATGGTTGGAGCCTTCGCAATCGACATAATCAACTCGCTTTCCATAACCGTATTTTTGAATATCGCGCAAAACTTTAGATAA
- a CDS encoding response regulator transcription factor, translating to MTYKIMIVDDQFVSRELFKLYIEQSPEYEVLYCIDTAMFADTYVLKAPLDLVIMDILMNDGSNGLDAAEKIKKLKPNLKIIAVTSMPEVSWMERARKIGIESFWYKDVSEETLIEIVERTLKGESIYPDNTPVVTLGMAKSSEFTPREIEVLRLLTTGAGNDEIAEKLDISQNTVKTHIKHLLEKTGFETRTQLAIQSRVTGFVIED from the coding sequence ATGACTTATAAGATTATGATTGTTGACGATCAATTCGTTTCGAGGGAGCTGTTTAAGCTCTACATCGAGCAGTCGCCTGAGTACGAGGTGCTCTACTGCATTGATACGGCGATGTTTGCGGATACTTACGTTTTGAAGGCGCCTCTTGACCTCGTAATCATGGACATACTGATGAATGACGGGTCGAATGGCCTTGACGCCGCGGAAAAGATTAAAAAGCTAAAGCCAAATCTTAAGATAATTGCTGTTACGAGTATGCCGGAAGTCTCTTGGATGGAGCGCGCGAGAAAGATAGGTATTGAGAGTTTTTGGTACAAGGATGTCTCTGAGGAGACGCTGATTGAGATAGTCGAGAGAACTTTAAAGGGTGAGTCGATATACCCTGATAATACTCCTGTGGTTACGCTAGGTATGGCGAAGTCAAGCGAGTTCACACCAAGAGAGATTGAAGTCTTAAGACTGCTTACAACGGGTGCAGGAAATGATGAGATAGCAGAAAAACTTGATATTTCACAAAATACTGTGAAGACGCATATAAAGCATTTGTTAGAGAAGACAGGCTTTGAGACGAGAACGCAATTGGCGATTCAGTCACGGGTCACTGGCTTTGTAATCGAGGACTAA
- a CDS encoding ECF transporter S component yields MSRAKKITLIAVVAAMAIVLTAIIRFPITSLPFLKYDPKDVILTTAGFIFGPLVAIAAAVIEVLVEMITFSESGPWGAVMNIIATLSFSGVAAAIYHRKRTTKGAVLSLVCAVLSLTVVMALWNLVVTPIYTGFPRAEVVKLMPVIIPFNLIKGGVNAALIILLYKPIKSALAKAGLAEGVAAGKNATWNVIKMLSFVVLLALIALIIYLRSGI; encoded by the coding sequence ATGTCAAGAGCAAAAAAAATCACATTAATTGCAGTAGTTGCCGCTATGGCAATAGTTTTAACAGCGATAATTCGCTTTCCAATCACATCACTACCATTCTTAAAGTATGACCCGAAAGATGTCATCCTAACAACAGCAGGCTTCATCTTTGGACCACTAGTTGCGATCGCAGCGGCAGTCATTGAAGTACTTGTTGAGATGATAACCTTCTCCGAGTCAGGACCTTGGGGCGCAGTGATGAACATCATAGCAACACTTTCATTCTCAGGCGTTGCAGCAGCCATCTACCACAGAAAAAGAACAACAAAGGGAGCAGTTTTGTCACTAGTTTGCGCAGTTTTATCGCTAACAGTAGTTATGGCACTTTGGAATCTAGTTGTAACACCGATATACACAGGTTTTCCAAGAGCAGAAGTCGTAAAACTTATGCCAGTAATCATACCATTTAACCTAATCAAAGGCGGAGTCAACGCAGCACTGATCATACTTTTGTATAAGCCAATCAAGAGCGCACTTGCAAAAGCAGGCCTAGCAGAAGGAGTAGCAGCAGGAAAGAACGCAACTTGGAATGTGATTAAGATGCTAAGCTTTGTTGTATTGCTTGCATTGATTGCACTAATAATTTATTTAAGAAGTGGCATATAA
- a CDS encoding sensor histidine kinase: protein MMRIFELNSSEISIIFAICMVLLAISLRLMIELMDIKPRSAAFASSVFLVLVNLFLVQILAELGSRRMLISKPFLNLWVSNFTSYLFGIALAQIDLFFRLRRIRKSQIGKNSIKESMDNLPDGLCFSKLDGTPTLVNRQMQMISYEVFGKHLINDLTCARLARECKVSDSTQILQKDPLVMGACGKIWLYQIIEDKEKKYRETIAYNITEEWGVLGEIKKKNKEIKAANKRLKDYQDTALEYTRQKEILRSKIKIHDKIAQSLIYFRHYLDKQDKNEDERKRLVQLWNESLVVLDEGEDEEVKDALWKKLLETAESIGIGFHFTGSLPEGENDKNTFISIVHKALNNAIRHAEAKNVWIDINEDGLRINLTIKNDGHKPSSEIKEKGGLKNIRARLKIYGGKMSIDTSEVFTLRISWLKGENYDL from the coding sequence ATGATGAGGATCTTTGAATTAAACTCGAGTGAAATAAGCATAATCTTCGCCATATGCATGGTGCTGCTTGCAATTAGCCTTAGGCTGATGATTGAGCTGATGGATATAAAGCCAAGGTCGGCTGCCTTTGCCTCGAGCGTATTTTTGGTTTTAGTAAATTTATTTTTAGTGCAAATACTTGCGGAGCTTGGATCAAGGCGCATGCTGATTTCAAAACCATTCTTAAATCTTTGGGTATCTAATTTTACGAGCTACTTATTTGGCATAGCTCTGGCGCAGATCGATCTCTTCTTTAGGCTAAGGCGCATAAGAAAAAGTCAAATCGGCAAAAACTCGATTAAGGAGAGTATGGATAATCTTCCTGACGGCTTGTGTTTCTCGAAGCTTGACGGAACGCCGACTCTTGTCAACAGGCAGATGCAAATGATTAGCTACGAAGTTTTTGGAAAGCATCTGATTAATGATTTGACTTGTGCAAGGCTTGCTCGTGAGTGCAAGGTAAGCGACTCAACTCAAATTTTGCAAAAGGATCCTCTGGTTATGGGGGCGTGTGGCAAGATATGGCTCTACCAAATTATTGAAGATAAAGAGAAAAAGTACAGAGAGACGATTGCCTACAACATCACCGAGGAGTGGGGCGTGCTTGGAGAGATAAAAAAGAAGAATAAAGAGATAAAGGCTGCGAACAAGCGTTTGAAGGATTATCAAGATACGGCTTTGGAATACACTAGGCAGAAGGAAATTTTGCGCTCAAAGATTAAGATTCACGACAAGATCGCTCAGTCGCTAATTTATTTTAGGCACTACTTGGATAAACAGGACAAGAATGAGGACGAGCGCAAGAGGCTAGTGCAGCTGTGGAACGAGAGTCTCGTCGTTTTGGATGAGGGTGAAGACGAAGAGGTAAAGGACGCTCTTTGGAAGAAACTGCTTGAAACTGCGGAGTCAATCGGCATAGGTTTTCACTTTACTGGCTCTTTGCCAGAGGGCGAAAATGATAAAAATACTTTTATAAGCATAGTCCACAAGGCGCTGAACAACGCCATTCGCCACGCTGAAGCGAAAAATGTGTGGATTGATATAAATGAAGATGGTCTAAGGATAAATTTGACTATAAAGAACGACGGCCATAAACCAAGCTCTGAAATTAAGGAAAAGGGCGGTTTAAAGAACATCCGAGCGCGTCTTAAGATTTATGGCGGAAAGATGAGTATTGATACGAGTGAGGTATTTACTCTTAGGATTTCTTGGCTGAAAGGAGAAAATTATGACTTATAA
- a CDS encoding NAD(P)-dependent malic enzyme, translating to MAYKEEALKFHEEKRGKLEVVPKVEVNNAHDLALAYTPGVAEPCKLIHDDPELQYKYTAKGNLIAVVTDGSAVLGLGNIGSKAGMPVMEGKSILFKKFGGVDAFPIMLDTQDVDEIVNTVKNIAPGFGGINLEDISAPRCFEIERKLDEMLDIPVFHDDQYGTAIVVTAALINACKLIKKDYADLKVVINGSGAAGIAIAYMMLNLGVKNILICDSKGIIYRGNEKNNWIKKEIAEKTNPKNEEGTLKDAMVGADVFIGVSAPGVLTKDMIKTMNKDAIVFAMANPVPEIYPDEAKEAGAKVVGTGRSDFPNQINNSLAFPGIFRGALDRRAKTITFDMKVAAAHAIANLVDDKDLTEEHIMPDMFDERVPKVVAKAVYDAYRE from the coding sequence ATGGCTTACAAAGAAGAAGCACTTAAGTTTCATGAAGAAAAGAGAGGTAAATTAGAAGTAGTACCTAAGGTTGAAGTTAATAACGCGCACGACCTTGCACTTGCTTACACACCAGGTGTTGCAGAGCCTTGCAAGCTTATACACGACGACCCAGAATTGCAATACAAATACACTGCAAAAGGTAACCTCATAGCTGTAGTTACAGACGGTTCAGCAGTTCTTGGCCTTGGTAATATCGGCTCTAAGGCAGGTATGCCAGTTATGGAAGGAAAGTCCATATTATTCAAAAAGTTTGGCGGCGTTGACGCTTTCCCTATCATGCTAGATACACAAGACGTTGACGAGATCGTAAACACAGTTAAGAACATCGCTCCAGGCTTTGGCGGCATTAACCTTGAAGATATAAGCGCGCCTAGATGCTTTGAGATAGAAAGAAAACTTGATGAGATGCTTGATATACCAGTCTTCCACGACGACCAATATGGCACAGCCATCGTCGTAACAGCTGCACTTATCAACGCATGCAAGCTAATAAAGAAGGATTATGCAGACCTTAAAGTCGTTATCAATGGTAGCGGCGCAGCAGGCATTGCCATCGCTTATATGATGCTTAACCTTGGCGTTAAGAATATACTTATCTGCGACTCAAAGGGCATTATCTACAGAGGCAACGAAAAGAACAACTGGATCAAGAAAGAGATCGCTGAAAAGACAAATCCAAAGAACGAAGAAGGCACACTTAAGGATGCCATGGTAGGAGCAGACGTATTCATAGGCGTATCAGCACCAGGAGTGCTTACAAAAGATATGATCAAGACTATGAACAAAGACGCTATCGTCTTCGCTATGGCAAACCCAGTTCCAGAAATCTACCCAGACGAAGCAAAAGAAGCAGGCGCTAAGGTAGTTGGTACAGGTAGAAGCGATTTTCCTAACCAAATCAACAACTCACTTGCCTTCCCAGGTATATTCAGAGGCGCACTAGACAGACGCGCAAAGACTATTACCTTCGATATGAAGGTTGCAGCTGCACATGCAATCGCAAACCTTGTAGACGATAAAGACCTTACAGAAGAGCACATCATGCCAGATATGTTCGATGAGAGAGTTCCAAAAGTCGTTGCAAAAGCAGTTTACGACGCTTATAGAGAGTAA
- a CDS encoding S-layer homology domain-containing protein, which produces MKMKKILSIVLAFVLVLGTMSASFAQNEAMSNKDKIDYLVSKGYVKGDAKGLRLADPITREEFAAMLTRTLGKESLADKAINLPSKFSDMAMGRWSNGFVNIASELKIISGYEDGTFKPRNNVRYQEAIKMLAVAAGGTDIKAGEGANWALPYITYAASNGVLDGLMDLDYKAQASRENVFVMIYNLLKGMKEADLSKLTAIVTKTNANSNLSEKQAEILVLKSSLDGFKEGKAYIIDLKDGMDPMDIVGKVYDLDIDQKNMIKTYRDSAIAKTEIAPINIKGARLYVGDSTKESTVLEDKAALTEQKFRGGAVNGKYFDLFNDFAKETNYKADLAYVTSVSAKVVYIKAYTFEDIMPLISYDNGAVKVLDDETGAIVKRNLKKAYIYNDGKLAAIDPAKLEKYDVLHFYASDEAIVVRNKVEGEGAKYKISRDGAFINLANKDYKLSDEKSRRAVATIDEKVFTQVNAQKYNDEVKLLINEKVNLALDIFGNVQVIYGKLSFDEDVFMIDRVTTNAVALIDRDGKEVRVQDSLDLKIYKDGKEIRLSELNNYDMVYALYTKDAVQKLFVLTGHADYAKDFKPLDRDAKTYKVFAPTKSVKRSTIYVAGKEVNLLDNTLLYNLVEVGKDYKVETISLDEVKNAGFNKTVTAYVFTVKDLNAKDVTKYDSFRGADDAPVAIVFKNVEKKKVVDTEDILELRSDYDSKLDKSFEGYDKTKTLRVYDTDGASFPNAKAGDIVKLSLDKDKKVLRVDKLITSLSEEYTITNVLYDAGGAEKLILKDSKGKVQNLFTNDKRIVFGKNYAKDSVIKIALNESAEVYVISVIK; this is translated from the coding sequence ATGAAGATGAAGAAAATTTTATCCATTGTCCTAGCTTTCGTCTTAGTACTAGGTACTATGAGCGCAAGCTTTGCACAAAATGAAGCAATGAGCAATAAAGACAAGATTGACTACCTTGTTTCAAAGGGATATGTCAAAGGTGACGCGAAAGGACTTAGACTAGCAGACCCTATCACTAGAGAAGAGTTTGCAGCTATGCTTACAAGAACACTTGGCAAGGAAAGTCTTGCTGACAAGGCAATCAACCTACCTAGCAAGTTTAGCGATATGGCTATGGGACGCTGGTCAAACGGCTTTGTCAATATCGCAAGCGAGCTAAAGATCATCAGTGGATACGAAGACGGCACTTTCAAACCTAGAAACAATGTTAGGTATCAAGAGGCCATCAAGATGCTTGCTGTGGCAGCTGGCGGAACTGATATCAAGGCAGGAGAAGGTGCTAACTGGGCTCTACCATACATCACATACGCTGCAAGTAATGGCGTGCTTGATGGACTTATGGACCTTGATTACAAGGCACAAGCTAGTAGGGAGAACGTTTTTGTAATGATATACAACCTTCTTAAGGGTATGAAGGAAGCTGATTTATCAAAGCTTACTGCCATAGTTACAAAGACAAATGCAAATTCAAATCTAAGTGAAAAGCAAGCAGAGATACTTGTATTAAAATCAAGCTTAGATGGCTTCAAAGAAGGTAAGGCCTACATCATTGACCTTAAAGACGGCATGGACCCTATGGACATAGTTGGCAAGGTATACGACCTAGACATCGACCAAAAGAACATGATTAAGACATACAGAGACAGCGCCATCGCAAAGACTGAAATCGCGCCTATCAATATCAAAGGTGCAAGACTATATGTAGGAGACTCTACTAAGGAATCAACAGTTCTTGAAGATAAGGCTGCTCTTACAGAGCAAAAGTTCCGCGGAGGAGCTGTTAACGGCAAGTACTTTGATTTATTCAACGACTTTGCTAAAGAGACAAACTACAAGGCAGACCTTGCATATGTAACAAGCGTTTCTGCAAAAGTTGTCTATATCAAGGCCTACACATTCGAAGACATCATGCCACTTATCTCTTATGACAATGGAGCAGTTAAAGTTCTTGACGACGAAACAGGCGCTATTGTAAAGAGAAATCTTAAGAAGGCATATATCTATAATGATGGCAAGCTTGCGGCAATAGACCCTGCTAAGCTTGAAAAGTACGACGTTTTGCACTTCTACGCAAGTGATGAGGCTATAGTCGTAAGAAATAAGGTAGAAGGAGAAGGCGCTAAGTACAAGATCAGTAGAGATGGAGCCTTCATCAACCTAGCTAATAAAGACTACAAGCTATCAGATGAAAAATCAAGAAGAGCCGTTGCAACTATTGACGAAAAAGTATTCACACAAGTGAACGCACAAAAGTACAACGACGAAGTAAAACTACTAATCAATGAAAAAGTTAATCTTGCACTAGACATCTTTGGCAATGTTCAAGTGATCTACGGCAAGCTTTCATTCGATGAAGACGTCTTTATGATAGACAGAGTTACTACAAACGCAGTCGCTCTTATTGACAGAGACGGCAAAGAAGTGAGAGTTCAAGACTCACTAGACCTTAAGATTTATAAAGATGGCAAGGAGATAAGACTATCCGAGCTTAACAACTACGACATGGTTTACGCACTATATACAAAGGATGCAGTACAAAAACTATTTGTATTGACAGGACACGCTGACTATGCCAAGGACTTCAAGCCGCTTGACAGAGATGCAAAGACATACAAGGTCTTCGCACCTACAAAGAGCGTTAAGAGAAGCACTATCTACGTGGCAGGCAAAGAAGTGAACCTTCTTGACAATACTTTGCTATATAATTTAGTAGAAGTAGGCAAGGACTACAAAGTTGAAACTATTAGCCTAGATGAAGTAAAGAACGCAGGCTTTAATAAGACAGTAACAGCTTATGTATTCACAGTTAAGGACCTAAACGCAAAAGACGTTACTAAGTACGACAGCTTCCGCGGCGCAGATGATGCACCAGTTGCTATAGTATTTAAAAACGTTGAAAAGAAGAAAGTAGTTGACACAGAAGACATACTTGAGCTAAGAAGCGACTACGATTCCAAACTTGATAAGTCCTTCGAAGGCTACGACAAGACAAAAACACTTAGAGTCTACGACACAGACGGCGCAAGCTTCCCTAATGCTAAAGCAGGCGATATCGTTAAGCTAAGCCTTGACAAAGATAAAAAAGTTTTAAGAGTAGATAAGCTCATCACAAGCCTAAGCGAAGAGTACACAATCACAAACGTATTATACGACGCAGGTGGCGCAGAAAAATTAATCCTTAAAGATAGCAAAGGTAAAGTTCAAAACCTATTCACAAACGATAAAAGGATAGTTTTCGGCAAGAACTATGCGAAGGATAGTGTGATTAAGATTGCATTAAATGAGAGTGCAGAGGTGTACGTAATATCTGTAATAAAGTAA
- a CDS encoding YARHG domain-containing protein has product MRVRRNTSVYINFEGRGEGQRDMSKVYACILSAVAVALLVAFYFLYRYTTSHVYIKEASEDARTYEEICKETTLDLEKFNKADDKFKMKIDDASFIKAQAEYFMPLEPKEKLDKNFAKSYKKVFEDEYLFAGDAKLIPLKLLKALSRNEIRLIKAEILARHGYEFKTKEFADYFKRKSWYKPDEHYNSAFLSSTEAQNIAFIVQYEKELDRK; this is encoded by the coding sequence ATGAGAGTTAGAAGAAACACTAGTGTTTACATAAATTTTGAAGGTAGAGGCGAGGGTCAAAGAGATATGAGTAAGGTCTACGCATGTATACTAAGCGCAGTAGCCGTAGCTTTACTTGTCGCGTTTTACTTTTTGTATAGATACACAACAAGCCATGTATATATAAAGGAAGCGAGTGAGGACGCAAGGACTTATGAAGAGATCTGCAAAGAGACTACACTCGACCTTGAGAAGTTTAATAAGGCAGATGACAAGTTCAAGATGAAGATAGACGACGCAAGTTTTATTAAGGCGCAAGCAGAGTATTTTATGCCGCTTGAACCGAAGGAGAAACTTGACAAGAACTTTGCCAAGTCGTACAAAAAAGTCTTCGAAGACGAATACCTTTTCGCTGGCGATGCCAAACTGATACCACTGAAGCTCTTGAAGGCACTGTCGCGTAACGAGATCAGACTCATTAAGGCAGAGATACTTGCGCGCCACGGCTATGAATTTAAGACAAAGGAATTCGCTGATTACTTCAAAAGAAAGTCGTGGTACAAGCCCGATGAGCATTACAATAGTGCGTTTTTGTCGAGTACTGAGGCGCAGAATATAGCGTTTATTGTACAATATGAAAAAGAACTCGATCGCAAATAA
- a CDS encoding D-2-hydroxyacid dehydrogenase, producing the protein MKIVFLDMYNSNPGDIDTSMFKDFGEFTTYDRTNPSDIKERIKDADIVITNKVRLGKAELEGSKVKFIAEAATGFDNIDLNAIKELGIGLANVPSYSTYSVVQLTLAHLLNAVNDVYSYAQKVREGAWVDSQDFNFFLGTIHELAGKTAGIVGYGDIGQKVADAYRALGMKVIALKVAGHHADGDFFRDYEDFFKEADIVSLHAPMNADSKEIINKKSLALMKNTAIIINTARGGLINESDLADALKNGDVAFYASDVAAPEPMTKDNKLYALKNAAFTPHIAWASLEARQRLYKVIYDNIDAYVNGRSLNRIV; encoded by the coding sequence ATGAAGATTGTTTTCTTAGACATGTACAATTCAAATCCGGGCGACATTGACACGTCCATGTTCAAGGATTTTGGCGAATTCACTACATACGACAGAACTAATCCATCAGATATAAAAGAAAGAATAAAGGATGCGGACATCGTGATCACAAATAAGGTAAGGCTTGGCAAGGCTGAGCTTGAGGGCAGCAAGGTGAAGTTCATAGCCGAGGCGGCAACTGGCTTCGATAACATTGACCTAAATGCCATTAAGGAGCTTGGCATTGGCCTTGCGAATGTGCCTAGCTACTCAACATATTCGGTTGTGCAGCTAACACTTGCTCACTTACTTAATGCTGTTAACGATGTCTATTCTTATGCTCAAAAGGTTCGCGAGGGAGCATGGGTGGACAGCCAAGACTTTAATTTCTTCCTAGGTACTATACACGAGCTTGCAGGCAAGACTGCGGGCATCGTTGGCTATGGTGATATCGGTCAAAAGGTAGCTGATGCATATAGGGCTCTTGGTATGAAGGTCATTGCTTTAAAAGTAGCGGGTCACCATGCGGACGGGGACTTCTTCCGTGACTACGAAGACTTTTTCAAAGAAGCTGACATAGTGAGCCTTCACGCGCCAATGAACGCGGATTCAAAAGAAATTATTAATAAAAAGAGCCTTGCTCTTATGAAAAACACAGCCATCATCATAAACACTGCACGCGGCGGTCTTATCAACGAATCTGATTTAGCTGACGCGCTTAAGAACGGCGATGTTGCTTTCTATGCATCAGACGTTGCGGCACCTGAACCTATGACTAAGGACAACAAGCTATACGCACTTAAAAACGCGGCTTTCACACCGCACATCGCTTGGGCATCTTTGGAAGCAAGACAAAGGCTTTACAAGGTGATTTATGACAACATCGATGCCTATGTTAATGGAAGGAGCTTAAACAGAATTGTCTAG
- a CDS encoding type II toxin-antitoxin system Phd/YefM family antitoxin produces MKSMNVTNFRKDIFKVLEDTVKYNSVVNVSTKEGNAVLMSEDDYEGIMETLYLSSIPGLKESIIEGLNAGPEEYVSEDDVRW; encoded by the coding sequence ATGAAAAGCATGAACGTTACTAACTTTAGAAAAGATATATTTAAGGTACTAGAAGACACTGTAAAATACAACAGCGTTGTGAATGTGTCAACAAAAGAAGGAAATGCAGTACTTATGAGCGAAGATGATTATGAGGGAATTATGGAGACTTTATATTTAAGCTCAATTCCAGGACTTAAAGAAAGCATAATAGAAGGACTTAATGCTGGGCCAGAAGAGTATGTGAGTGAAGACGATGTTAGATGGTAA
- the msrB gene encoding peptide-methionine (R)-S-oxide reductase MsrB — MKYKTIYLAGGCFWGMEGYFKRVNGIVDTTVGYANGIGADTDYQRVKETDHAETIKLVYDKSVISLEEILLRYFKVIDPKSVNKQGGDRGRQYRTGIYYSDAADKEAIYKVYSYEEALHGELAVEVSALKNFVNAEDYHQDYLDKNPGGYCHINLAEADEPLFESEYKEVSDEKAKELLDELSYRVMRKEGTEHPHSSELNDEWRSGIYVDKLTGEPLFTSDEKFDAGCGWPSFARAIKSDSLAYREDDSYGMKRVEVKSLHGKNHLGHVFNDGPSDKGGLRYCIDGAALRFVPLEKMAEEGYADYIIFLKDGKDKLIEHTELSKDEKEAPAKGITSD, encoded by the coding sequence ATGAAATACAAAACTATATACCTAGCAGGCGGCTGCTTCTGGGGTATGGAAGGCTACTTTAAAAGAGTGAATGGCATTGTAGATACTACTGTCGGCTATGCCAATGGTATAGGCGCTGACACTGACTACCAAAGGGTTAAGGAGACTGATCACGCGGAGACCATAAAACTAGTCTACGACAAGAGTGTGATAAGTCTTGAAGAGATACTTCTTCGCTACTTCAAGGTCATAGACCCAAAGAGTGTTAACAAGCAAGGCGGCGACAGAGGTAGACAGTACAGAACCGGCATTTACTACAGTGACGCTGCTGATAAAGAGGCCATATACAAGGTGTATAGCTATGAGGAGGCGCTTCATGGCGAGCTAGCTGTTGAAGTGAGCGCTCTTAAGAACTTTGTCAATGCTGAGGACTACCACCAAGACTACTTGGATAAAAACCCTGGCGGCTACTGCCACATCAACCTAGCTGAGGCGGATGAGCCACTGTTTGAGAGTGAGTATAAGGAAGTCAGCGATGAGAAAGCCAAGGAGCTACTTGACGAGCTGAGCTACCGCGTGATGAGAAAGGAAGGCACTGAGCATCCACACTCCTCCGAGCTAAATGATGAGTGGAGAAGTGGCATCTATGTAGATAAATTAACTGGCGAGCCTCTCTTTACATCGGATGAAAAGTTCGATGCAGGCTGCGGCTGGCCAAGCTTTGCAAGAGCGATTAAGAGTGACAGCCTTGCATATAGAGAGGACGACTCGTATGGCATGAAGCGCGTTGAAGTTAAAAGTCTTCATGGCAAGAACCACCTAGGTCATGTCTTTAATGATGGCCCTAGTGATAAAGGCGGCCTTAGATATTGCATAGACGGAGCTGCACTACGCTTCGTTCCACTTGAAAAGATGGCAGAGGAAGGCTACGCTGACTACATCATCTTTTTAAAGGATGGAAAAGATAAGCTTATAGAGCATACCGAGCTAAGTAAAGACGAAAAAGAAGCTCCAGCTAAAGGCATCACTAGTGATTGA
- a CDS encoding Txe/YoeB family addiction module toxin: protein MLDGNYKIFYSKKALKDIDNIKSAGLENTVKSLIEIIKEDPFTSPPLFKKLVGDMKGAYSRRINYQHRLIYKVDKDSNSVYIIRMWSHYE from the coding sequence ATGTTAGATGGTAATTATAAAATATTCTATTCTAAAAAGGCTTTAAAAGATATTGATAATATAAAAAGTGCTGGACTTGAAAATACAGTAAAATCATTGATTGAAATAATAAAAGAAGATCCATTTACTAGTCCACCACTGTTTAAAAAGCTTGTTGGCGATATGAAAGGAGCCTACTCAAGAAGAATAAATTATCAACACAGGTTGATTTATAAAGTAGACAAAGATAGTAATAGTGTTTATATAATTAGAATGTGGTCACACTATGAATAA